From Prionailurus viverrinus isolate Anna chromosome B2, UM_Priviv_1.0, whole genome shotgun sequence, the proteins below share one genomic window:
- the LOC125165711 gene encoding olfactory receptor 14J1-like encodes MANLTSMSGFLLMGFSENRKLQILYALLFLVTYLMALTGNLLIITMTTLDHRLQSPMYYFLKHLSVLDLCFISVTVPQSIANSLTNSGYISLGQCILQVFFFIALASSEVAILTVMSYDRYVAICRPLQYETIMDPCTCRHTAAAVWLAGGFSGLMHTAVNFSIPLCGERVIYQFFCDIPQMLKLACSHEFVNEIAVAAFTTSAAFICLVSIMLSYAHIFSAVLRIPSAEGRTKVFATCLPHLFVITFFLSTAGFEFLRPPSDSQSAMDLMFSIFYTVIPPTLNPVIYSLRNEAMKAALRKVLSKGEVSPRKMYLKAIFKF; translated from the coding sequence ATGGCCAATTTGACCTCCATGAGTGGATTCCTCCTCATGGGGTTTTCTGAAAACCGAAAGCTTCAGATTTTATATGCATTGCTGTTTTTGGTGACATACCTGATGGCCTTGACAGGAAACCTCCTCATCATCACCATGACCACGTTGGACCATCGCCTTCAGTCCCCCATGTATTACTTTTTGAAGCACCTCTCTGTCCTGGACCTCTGTTTCATCTCTGTCACAGTGCCTCAGTCCATTGCAAATTCACTTACGAACAGCGGTTACATTTCACTTGGTCAGTGCATCCTTCAGGTTTTCTTCTTCATAGCTCTGGCCTCATCAGAAGTGGCCATCCTCACCGTGATGTCTTACGACCGGTATGTCGCCATCTGTCGGCCCCTGCAGTATGAGACCATTATGGACCCCTGCACTTGTAGGCACACTGCGGCAGCTGTGTGGCTTGCTGGGGGCTTCTCTGGGCTCATGCATACTGCTGTGAACTTCTCCATACCTCTCTGTGGGGAGAGAGTCATTTACCAGTTCTTCTGTGACATTCCTCAAATGCTGAAACTAGCTTGTTCTCATGAATTCGTCAATGAGATTGCAGTGGCTGCCTTCACAACTTCAGCAGCATTCATCTGCCTGGTGTCCATCATGCTCTCCTATGCCCACATCTTCTCTGCCGTGCTGAGGATCCCATCAGCAGAGGGCCGGACTAAGGTCTTCGCCACCTGCCTACCACACCTGTTTGTAATCACCTTCTTCCTCTCCACAGCAGGTTTTGAGTTTCTGCGGCCCCCTTCTGACTCCCAATCAGCTATGGACCTCATGTTTTCCATATTCTACACGGTGATACCACCCACACTCAATCCGGTTATCTACAGTTTACGCAATGAAGCCATGAAGGCCGCTCTGAGGAAGGTGCTGTCAAAAGGAGAAGTTTCCCCGAGAAAGATgtatttaaaagccatttttaaattctaa